In Hydrogenimonas thermophila, the genomic window ATTTTATAAATTTTTCACTCATCTATACATCATCTCTCGTTTAATCTCTTCTAAACGCTCAATACGTTGTTCTGTAGTAGGGTGTGTTCTAAAAAGGCTGGCAAAGCTGATATCTTTACCCGTAAAAGGGTTTACTATAAACATATGAGCAGTTTCAGGTGTTGCTTCCGGTAAAAGCCCTTGTGCATTGTAGTTATCAAGTTTAATCAGTGCACTTTGCAACCACTCTGGATGTCCTGTAATTCTTGCCGCACCTTCATCTGCCATAAACTCTCGGCTTCTGCTTACAGCCATTTGAATAATTCCCGCAGCAATTGGCAAGATTATAGAGAGAAGAATCATTATGATTGGATTTGGAGTATTCTCTTCTTCTCTGCCGCCTCCGAAAAATGCACCAAATTGCATAATATTTGCAATCCAGGCAATTGCACCGGCAATTGTAGCCGCGATTGTACCTATGAGAATGTCATAGTGGCGTACATGGCTAAGTTCGTGTGCCAGTACTGCTTCGATCTCATCTTCATCAAGTAGATCTAAAAGACCTTCTGTAACAGCTACTGCTGCGTGGCTTGGATTTCGTCCTGTTGCAAATGCATTTGGAATTGGTTCAGGAACTATATATACTTTTGGCATAGGTATACCTGCTTTGTTTGCCAAACGATGAACAATTTCTATAAGTCCAGGTGCACTATGTTCATCTACCTCTACAGCATTATACTGTGCTAAAACAAGCTTATCGGAATAGAAATAAGAGAAAAAGTTCATAACTGCTGCAATTAAAAGAGCGATCAGCATTCCGTCAACACCACCGAAAATACCGCCAACCCATACCATTAGCAGAGTCATTAATGTTAAAAGAACAATGGTTTTAATTGATTCCATATTTTGTCCTCCTATAATACATTTATAACTTCTCATCACTCAAA contains:
- the htpX gene encoding zinc metalloprotease HtpX, coding for MESIKTIVLLTLMTLLMVWVGGIFGGVDGMLIALLIAAVMNFFSYFYSDKLVLAQYNAVEVDEHSAPGLIEIVHRLANKAGIPMPKVYIVPEPIPNAFATGRNPSHAAVAVTEGLLDLLDEDEIEAVLAHELSHVRHYDILIGTIAATIAGAIAWIANIMQFGAFFGGGREEENTPNPIIMILLSIILPIAAGIIQMAVSRSREFMADEGAARITGHPEWLQSALIKLDNYNAQGLLPEATPETAHMFIVNPFTGKDISFASLFRTHPTTEQRIERLEEIKREMMYR